Proteins from a genomic interval of Asticcacaulis sp. AND118:
- a CDS encoding zf-TFIIB domain-containing protein, protein MSALQCPVCRNDFREVLKEGILIDVCTQCRGVWLDRGELEKLLSLAAGGTTPQPAPQPAQYTPPQPQPQYQQPHQPQYQQPYPQQPYHQQRPPQTDKYGRPVEYDKYGRKIEYDKYGNRKKKKGFDMLDIFDFD, encoded by the coding sequence ATGTCCGCCCTCCAATGTCCCGTCTGCCGGAACGACTTCCGTGAGGTTTTGAAGGAGGGCATCCTGATCGACGTCTGCACCCAGTGCCGGGGCGTGTGGCTCGACCGGGGCGAACTGGAAAAGCTCCTGTCTCTGGCCGCCGGTGGGACGACGCCTCAGCCTGCACCGCAGCCGGCACAATATACGCCGCCGCAGCCGCAGCCCCAGTATCAACAACCCCACCAACCCCAGTATCAGCAACCCTATCCGCAGCAGCCCTACCACCAGCAGCGACCGCCTCAGACGGACAAGTACGGAAGGCCTGTGGAGTACGATAAATACGGTCGCAAGATCGAGTACGACAAGTACGGCAATCGAAAGAAGAAAAAGGGCTTCGATATGCTCGATATTTTCGACTTCGATTAA
- the rnhA gene encoding ribonuclease HI, producing the protein MKKVTIYTDGACKGNPGKGGWGAILTFGPHEKELYGYEAETTNNRMELMAVIMALETLKEPCEIDLHADSQYVLKGIKEWIHGWKARGWKTADKKPVKNDDLWMRLDAARQRHKIHWHWVKGHAGHEMNERADGLANKAIIEAAVRV; encoded by the coding sequence ATGAAAAAGGTGACCATCTATACCGACGGGGCCTGCAAGGGTAATCCCGGCAAGGGCGGCTGGGGCGCGATCCTCACCTTCGGGCCGCACGAAAAGGAACTCTACGGCTACGAGGCGGAGACGACCAATAACCGCATGGAGTTGATGGCCGTCATCATGGCGCTGGAGACGCTGAAAGAGCCGTGCGAAATCGACCTGCACGCCGACAGCCAGTACGTCCTCAAAGGCATCAAGGAGTGGATTCACGGCTGGAAGGCGCGCGGCTGGAAGACCGCCGACAAGAAGCCGGTGAAGAATGACGACCTGTGGATGCGCCTCGATGCGGCCCGTCAGCGGCACAAGATCCACTGGCACTGGGTCAAGGGCCACGCCGGCCATGAGATGAACGAACGCGCCGACGGGCTGGCCAACAAGGCGATTATAGAAGCGGCTGTAAGGGTTTAG